A single genomic interval of Nostoc commune NIES-4072 harbors:
- a CDS encoding lipopolysaccharide biosynthesis protein: protein MKNFSSNKKQDNYFNTEHLKGDLKGRSVRGGVVTMGAQAFKFSLNLISNVVLARLLTPQDYGLIGMVTAVIGFVSLFKDLGLSMATVQKEEINHEQVSTLFWLNVALSVFTSLVALALAPGIAWFYHEPRLIWITLALLSGFIFSGLGVQHNALLNRQMHYKALMFNDVIAMLFGVIAAISAALCGLGYWSLVILPLVSGLVNTIGLWIACTWRPSAPAWQSGIGSMLAFGGHLTGFSTINYFARNLDNVLIGKFWGAQQLGLYAKAYQLLLLPINQINAPITAVAIPGLSRLQHEPQKFRHYYLKAISMIAFLTMPTITFMIVASEEIIVFLLGSQWRDASTIFRLLSISALVQPICNTTGWLYIARGRSDYMFKWGLFSSSWLVISFFIGLPHQAFGVALSYAIAMLLQAVPCIYFATRGTSITILDVLQVIKEIFTSSVVASLVVLGIKISIGNSLPLWATVIIYSVVMSVVYFWLLFYIFKMKNYYLNLLKELKK from the coding sequence ATGAAAAATTTCTCTTCTAATAAAAAACAGGACAATTATTTTAATACAGAGCACCTCAAAGGAGACCTTAAAGGTCGTTCTGTTCGTGGTGGTGTAGTGACTATGGGTGCCCAAGCTTTTAAGTTTAGCTTGAACTTAATATCTAACGTAGTGTTAGCTAGATTACTGACACCACAGGATTACGGATTGATAGGTATGGTAACTGCGGTTATTGGGTTTGTCAGTCTATTCAAAGACTTGGGGTTGTCGATGGCAACCGTTCAAAAGGAAGAGATTAATCATGAGCAAGTCAGTACCTTATTTTGGCTGAACGTAGCACTTAGTGTATTTACTTCACTCGTTGCTTTAGCACTCGCACCAGGAATTGCTTGGTTTTATCACGAACCCCGTTTGATTTGGATTACTCTGGCGCTGCTATCTGGATTCATATTTAGCGGGTTAGGTGTTCAGCACAATGCCTTGCTCAATCGTCAGATGCACTACAAGGCATTGATGTTCAATGATGTTATCGCTATGTTATTTGGGGTCATAGCTGCAATAAGTGCAGCCTTATGTGGACTTGGCTACTGGTCACTGGTGATTTTACCACTTGTTTCAGGATTAGTCAACACTATCGGACTCTGGATAGCCTGCACTTGGCGTCCTAGCGCACCTGCTTGGCAATCAGGAATAGGCTCAATGCTGGCTTTTGGAGGACATCTTACTGGTTTCTCAACTATTAATTACTTTGCGCGAAATCTTGATAATGTTCTTATCGGAAAATTCTGGGGCGCTCAACAATTAGGTTTATACGCTAAAGCCTATCAATTGTTACTTCTGCCAATTAATCAGATTAATGCACCAATTACTGCGGTAGCGATTCCAGGTCTGAGTAGATTGCAACACGAACCACAAAAATTTCGCCACTATTACCTTAAAGCTATTTCAATGATTGCTTTTCTTACCATGCCAACTATTACTTTTATGATAGTGGCTTCAGAAGAGATCATTGTATTTCTTCTTGGTTCCCAATGGCGGGATGCTAGCACAATCTTTCGATTGTTAAGCATATCCGCATTAGTTCAACCTATTTGCAATACTACAGGTTGGCTATATATAGCTAGAGGCAGAAGTGATTATATGTTCAAATGGGGTTTATTCTCTTCTTCCTGGCTCGTAATATCATTTTTTATCGGTTTGCCACATCAAGCATTTGGAGTTGCTTTGTCTTATGCCATAGCGATGCTTTTACAGGCAGTTCCTTGCATATATTTCGCAACACGAGGCACATCAATCACTATTCTTGATGTCTTGCAAGTAATCAAAGAAATATTCACATCATCTGTAGTAGCAAGTCTAGTAGTATTAGGCATAAAAATTAGTATTGGAAATAGTCTACCATTATGGGCAACAGTAATTATCTATTCTGTTGTAATGAGTGTAGTATATTTTTGGTTATTGTTTTATATATTTAAGATGAAAAATTATTATTTAAACTTATTAAAGGAATTAAAAAAATAA